The Biomphalaria glabrata chromosome 15, xgBioGlab47.1, whole genome shotgun sequence region actgtgttgttACTGCTGAGAGAACATGCATTAAAATAGTACAGAAGAACGTTGCACTGTTTCCGTTGCTGAATAGAACTAAGAAATTAATTCGAGTGAATTTCACAATTTGTGCGTTTAAGAAATGGTAGATATTTTTGTGAATGAATGGATATAAGAAATGGTGAAGAAGTTTTGGAATGGAAGCGTTAAAGAAATGGTGAAGAAGTTTTTGAATGAAAGCGTTACAGAAATGGTGAAGATGGAAACGCAGAGTGAGGATACAAAGGGATAAGAGGGAATGATAGGACAATTTATATATGACTTTAATATGCTGATCActgatacaattttttttttatttcatttcacaaacgggatctttgggcgcctctgagtccaccctactctaatgacattagttggggaatagtaaagtcagttggtcgttgttctggccacatgcaggggcggactggctatatgggcattcgggcaaatgcccggtgggccggtatccaaaagggccggtaggaccacagcaagcattttcttttttgaaaccacgtctgtactttataagataagggccgcatggatgccactattaaactgttaaatgttttatagtaTATCTTTTTCAGAGGAAGGGGCCTCTGAgcgaagtatttaaaaaaaaatcttttacagactctactaaggcctactaatttaatctaacattttttccgaaataatgtaatagcctacatccgtagagcttcatccttttaggccCTATACACTTTACGATTATAAAGCAACAAAAAGTCTTTATTCCTTATAAGGACATAGTGTTCACTGTAagcatgtgtacagctatcgatacattatcaaatttaacataatgattttgaggacaggtagacctagaactggatgttcatcatataatatacaatttatgggccggatggtatagaAACGCCCGGGCcaattttgatacccagtccacccctggccacatgacaccctccttaaccgtGGACTACataaacagatggccttaacatcatctgccccatagatcgcaaggtctgagactgaaaggggaactgtacTTTTACTTAACTAATTTAACAAACGAAATATCAGATGTAAATACCTAAACGTAGTTATCTCTAAACGTTACACTATAACAACGCTTATATAAAATccctccatctgtctgtctgtctgggtggattcttttacactttttttagACCACGTCCCATTCCCAGATGAACTTTCAATTTTCCGGATATATTCGTTGTCGATGACAGCACGTCAGTCAATAAATAAACAGATTTGTTAATCAATTAATGGTTATCAATTTTATCGTCTATAGAAAAACGGGAGATGAACCTTGCAATATTTTGAGATTTGGTACCTTTTGACTGTGCTCTCCCTTCACtctatataagctttttttttttatatttcgatTTTATTTCTTCAAATTAAATGCATTATAACCTTAGAATGAAGGCAACATAACATCATTCTGATGCTCAGGACAGTTtctgtgtaggcctacattctgATGCTCAGGTCAGTTtctgtgtaggcctacattctgATGCTCAGGTCAGTTtctgtgtaggcctacattctgATGCTCAGGTCAGTTtctgtgtaggcctacattctgATGCTCAGGCCAGTTTCTGTGTACATTCTTATGCCCAGACCAATTTCTTTGTACATTCTGATGCTCAGGCCAGTTtctgtgtaggcctacattctgATGCTCAGGCCAGTTtctgtgtaggcctacattctgATGCTCAGGCCAGTTTCTGTGTACATTCTGATGCTCAGGCCAGTTTCTTTGTACATTCTGATGCCCAGACCAGTTTCTTTGTACATTCTGATGCCCAGACCAGTTTCTTTGTACATTCTGATGCCCAGACCAGTTtctttgtaggcctacattctgATGCTCAGGCCAGTTTCTTTGTACATTCTGATGCCCAGACCAGTTTCTTTGTACATTCTGATGCCCAGACCAGTTTCTTTGTACATTCTGATGCCCAGACAAGTTTCTTTGTACATTCTGATGCCCAGGCCAGTTTCTTGGTACATTCTGATGCCCAGGCCAGTTTCTTGGTACATTCTGATGCCCAGACCAGTTTCTTTGTacattgtgggaagcgtggtcgagaggccaagtgcgcttgaacttggcttggcttggctacctagaagggggctcgaggttcgacacccgactcgggcagagttgtgtttactgagcgcccaaaggcagcacggaaaaccaactcctagataccccctcccccccccccccaaccggtcCACTAattagattggaccaaaagcgctctgagcaggctataagcatgaaagtagcgctatataaaagctataataataattctgaTGCCCAGGCCAGTTTCTTGGTACATTCTGATGCCCAGACCAGCTTCTTGGTACATTCTGAAGCCCAGACCAGATTCTTTGTACATTCTGATGCCCAGACCAGTTTCTTGGTACATTCTGATGCCCATACCAGATTCTTTGTACATTCTGATGCCCAGACCAGTTTCTTGGTACATTCTGATGCCCAGACCAGTTTCTTGGTACATTCTGATGCCCAGACCAGTTTCTTTGTACATTCTGATGCCCATACCAGATTCTTTGTACATTCTGATGCCCAGACCAGATTCTTTGTACATTCTGATGCCCAGACCAGTTTCTTGGTACATTCTGATGCCCATACCAGATTCTTTGTACATTCTGATGCCCAGACCAGTTTCTTGGTACATTCTGACGCCCAGACCAGTTTCTTTGTACATTCTGATGCTCAGGCCAGTTTCTTTGTACATTCTGATGCTCAGACCAGTTTCTTGGTACATCCTGATGCCCAGACCAGCTTCTTGGTACATTCTGATGCCCAGACAAGCTTCTTGGTACATTCTGATGCCCAGACCAGATTCTTTGTACATTCCGATGCCCAGACCATTTTCTTGGTACATTCTGATGCCCAGACAAGCTTCTTGGTACATTCTGATGCCCAGACCAGATTCTTTGTACATTCCGATGCCCAGACCATTTTCTTGGTACATTCTGATGCCCAGACCAGTTTTTTGGTACATTCTGATGCCCAgacc contains the following coding sequences:
- the LOC129923167 gene encoding uncharacterized protein LOC129923167, which gives rise to MYQKTGLGIRMYQENGLGIGMYKESGLGIRMYQEACLGIRMYQENGLGIGMYKESGLGIRMYQEACLGIRMYQEAGLGIRMYQETGLSIRMYKETGLSIRMYKETGLGVRMYQETGLGIRMYKESGMGIRMYQETGLGIRMYKESGLGIRMYKESGMGIRMYKETGLGIRMYQETGLGIRMYQETGLGIRMYKESGMGIRMYQETGLGIRMYKESGLGFRMYQEAECTKKLAWASECTKKLAWASECTKKLVWASECTKKLVWASECTKKLVWASECTKKLA